A window of Ooceraea biroi isolate clonal line C1 chromosome 9, Obir_v5.4, whole genome shotgun sequence genomic DNA:
ccttttaattgtttaggaaattaattatgtatttatatcatCTAACAATTAATGCATTCTTAATAATGTATACAATAATGTCTTGGAATGTaagcaagataaaaattacgaaaaatatatatatacctttaACTTAACTTCATTTCCAAACCAGCAATAGATAAAAATCTGCATCAGTATGGCACTTGTATACACTACCAATGGAATGTAGCTCATATAATTCGCCGCCATAGCTATTCGATAAAGATTTGAGCATACTACTAACATACTCACGGCAAACTGGATAGTGATTATTACTGCAAACTTCTTGTTTACTATGTAAGCGTatctaaaattaaacaaagaaatatcaatcaatttcagaaataattcTACAGTAATTGATAGATTAttgaacataattataattatgacatttataataataattaaaaataaatacacaatgtcaagataattaattcaaaaCTGACTAAAAACTCGTACACATAATAAGATCATCTGCGatatcatttattgttttataaatattataattatgtatttttgtattacttAGAAACCTGAATTATTTCAAAGGAAATACTTAGAAGACAGCAAGAAGTATCTAGAAAAGTAAATTGTTTGAAACACCTAACTCAAAAATACGATTGTGGTGATAAACACAATCGTGCAAAATGTCTTGGCCATGTATAATTTTCGACAGTCGATATCTCAATATCTCAAGCTGACAGCAGATGTACAACAAGAATCCACAGAGTAAGCTGTCGCAAGCGACGTTCACTATGCCAGAGGTAGACATAGCTATCAACTGGTGAGTGTATACAAGAAAAAATACAGCAGGCGGTGAGTAATTGAATGGTATCCATGTGTTATACGTCAAATTATGGTTTGTGAGCACCGTGAAGACGGACGTTAAAATTATCGATGAGATCGACATCAACACGAGGATCAAGTACCGCAACGTGTTAGTCCTACAAATGAATACTATtgcatgtatttatataaaaaatccacatttacacatttttttctgtaaaacTTATCATCAAAACGTGAGCCGCAATTACCTACGCAAAGCTGCACGTAATATACTTACTGTgctattttttcaaatttttcttgaatCATTAGCTCGTGCGATTCGCATGGTGCAAAAGGCTCTTCGGTAAGAACATTGATTAttatcatgaaatttttacgaTCTATCCACATATAAACTTGTTTGTAGCCTGCGACTAATATAGTCAACATCATGTATAAAGCATCGGTGAATTCGTCAGAGTTACCGACATTCAATGCGACATGTATAAAttgcgatattaaaaatatatataatgaggAGATCAGAAACGTTGCGTAAGCtttgtacattatatttttagacaGCGACGTCCATGAAAGCGGCTGCCAACATCCAGCGAATCCGCATATTATGAGCGTAAATTTTAATACGTTCATTTGAGCTTTTCTAACGCACTACTGCCTACACAATTGCTCTTAATGTTACAATATTACTtactgttattaaaatatttgattgttttatattaatgtcatatattatatattatatattatatattatattatgtatgtataatgagAACAATGTAATAACGATGTTACGATGCAAACTAGAATATTCAttcaatgtatatatttcataaatactttttcattaattaatctcaAATTTCATGTTgtacttaaataaaattttattccatattaaacattaacaaaagtttgtaaaaatctttttaatttataaaaatgtttttaaattaatcgaagaatcatattatattgactgttaaatattgtttggagatcattttgtttaattttaagcTGTCGAATGTAAAATTCACTTACAGAAATTTGTGGTAAATTTGCACTTTAGATGATTTGTGTATGTATTCGAATTGTCTATCACATATTGTAAAATCGATCTTAAATGCTCTCACGATCCTTATATAGAGGaatgtttttacataaaactcttttttcaaacGATGGCAGGTGAATGTCTATACTTCCACGAATTTAAAACGGTGATGTTCGATTGTTCATCATCGtcattaatatgataataccGAATCGATGTAACACAACGTTTTTCTcgcaaaacaatattttcatgAATTAAACATTGATTCAGAATACATACTTTATTGAACAATTGTGTTATAGAGAAGTATATTACTGGCATATAGTTATCGTTATTCCTCATcgagagaataaaaaaagagaaaaaaggaagtaTGCGGAAGAATAGATTCTCTAGGAATTGCTCGTAGTACAGCATTACTCATCTATTATTGTCGCAATCTTATGAGATAGCTTTTTCCGTCTCTGTTATAAAATGTTCTATTTACCTGCAATTTTCTGGAATAAAATCTTGATTGTCGCGTAATGAAACATTAGCTGTAGTCTCTCTTtctatgaaattttaatattggtACGTACATTTCACAGTAGACTA
This region includes:
- the LOC105276311 gene encoding odorant receptor 46a isoform X1 gives rise to the protein MNVLKFTLIICGFAGCWQPLSWTSLSKNIMYKAYATFLISSLYIFLISQFIHVALNVGNSDEFTDALYMMLTILVAGYKQVYMWIDRKNFMIIINVLTEEPFAPCESHELMIQEKFEKIAQTNTLRYLILVLMSISSIILTSVFTVLTNHNLTYNTWIPFNYSPPAVFFLVYTHQLIAMSTSGIVNVACDSLLCGFLLYICCQLEILRYRLSKIIHGQDILHDCVYHHNRIFEYAYIVNKKFAVIITIQFAVSMLVVCSNLYRIAMAANYMSYIPLVVYTSAILMQIFIYCWFGNEVKLKSLHLMNNIYNMEWTTLNSSSKKALLFIMKRAMVPIEFHSSYIITMNLDSFVAVLKMSYSVFNLLLQTQE
- the LOC105276311 gene encoding odorant receptor 94b isoform X2; this encodes MNVLKFTLIICGFAGCWQPLSWTSLSKNIMYKAYATFLISSLYIFLISQFIHVALNVGNSDEFTDALYMMLTILVAGYKQVYMWIDRKNFMIIINVLTEEPFAPCESHELMIQEKFEKIAQTNTLRYLILVLMSISSIILTSVFTVLTNHNLTYNTWIPFNYSPPAVFFLVYTHQLIAMSTSGIVNVACDSLLCGFLLYICCQLEILRYRLSKIIHGQDILHDCVYHHNRIFEYAYIVNKKFAVIITIQFAVSMLVVCSNLYRIAMAANYMSYIPLVVYTSAILMQIFIYCWFGNEVKLKVLKMSYSVFNLLLQTQE